GCCTCTGCCCCCGATCAGCCCCCAAGTGTCCCCCCGGAGTCCCACTGGTGGCGGACGGCTGCCGGTGCTGCATGGTGTGCGCGCGGCAGCAGGGACAGCCGTGCACGGAGAAGTTCCCGTGCGACAGCCGGCAGGGGCTGACATGCGACTACAGTGCCAGCTTCCCCGGGGGCCCTGGGGAGTGCGTCGGTGAGTTGCTCCCTATGAGCAGTCCTGGAGTCAGAGCTCCTGATGTCatcaacaaacaaatgtttatGTGTGACATTTAACACTTTTGCTGAAAAAATTTCCAACCAATTGTACTTTCTAGCTCGGGAAGATCTGACCTGCGAAGTCAACGGCATCAGTTACCAGGACGGCCAATCCTTTCAGCCCTCATGCGACGTCCTCTGCCACTGCAGGGGCGGCGGGGTCAGCTGCGTGCCCGCTTGTCCGCTGAATTTCCGTCCCCCCACTGCGGACTGTCCTCACCCGCAACATGTTCGGCTTCCGGGGAAGTGCTGCAAGGAGTGGGTGTGCGAAAACTTGGACAACTCTGTGCTTCAAGACGCCATCACAGGTAATTAAGGTCATCATTCTTAAAATTGCCCttgcagattttattttttgggttcTTTGGAAACTGTTTTCAAATATGAAGCACAAGTTATTTGTTATTTGATCAGGCACTGCAAAATAATCAGTTATAATTTGTGGGCTCGGATCAGAAGACATCGGGATTCTTCAGAGCTTGCTGATGATCTGATCATTTGGATCTGATGTGTTTGAGACAAATCAAACAGGAAGGACAAGACCGGAGTTAGACATGCCTGAATTAACCCATTGTTACTCACCCAACAGAATAATAGCATCATTGCTTTCACAGTAATTAAGTACATTTGTGAGTAAATTGAAACAAGAGTGTCATTATTTCAGTTCaccttttgcattttatttggtCTTGCGCCAGGAAAGTTCTTGTATATACAAAAATGGATGTTTCAGTTCAGTAAAGGTTGGAAAACACTGCAATGGTGGACATTGTTAAGAATTTGACATCATGGAGTCATATTTAATCAAATTTAGATGATTCATCTTCGACTCATGGCAAAAATAAGGAGGTGTAGTTTTTGACCACCTTCCAAGAGCTCATGCAGCTCAACTATTTCATGTGGATGACTCACTCAGTGTCTTGCTGGTTAGTCTTCATGCTGGTGACTCAGTCTCTGGCTTGTTTTAGGGGATTGGCCTTTTTTAATAACAAAGCGTTAGAATGGGTTGAGTTAGGATTTCTGCCAAAACAAACACGCATGAAGGCATCGTGGAGCAAATATTCAAGAAGGAAATGTTCTCCTACTTGCACTTAGTAACAGTCAGACATTGTTTGgagtttcaaatatttttatagTGGCTTCATTTCCCTTCTCTgtggcgctctctctctttctcacacacaaaaaaataacatccaCTAGTGTTTAATTTCTACACAGCTGCTTGTTGCTATGAAGCGCTATTAAAAGAACTGTTTGCCCCTTCCTCCCCGATGAATTGTGGCTTGCTTTGGCCAGACGCAGCCTTGTTAAAAACGTGCAGACATGACCAGTCGTCATATGGACGAGCAATTACGGAGCCACCAGGGAGGACGTTGCAATTATTTGGAGAGAAATGACAACATGCAGCATGGGAAATATGTTTGGAATTAAGTCGGATCAAGTTTTACAGACTACCTCCTCACGCCGGAAAATAAGCTTTTATTTTCTATGCGCAGTGTTACATAAGTCAAATTCTTCCAACCTGCTTGTTAAATACTATGAAGTTGCCAATGCCACAAGATACAGATTTTTGTGCCTTTTGTTTCTGGTTTTCCCAACAGCTATGAGAGCAGACACTCCGCAGCCACCGGTCCCGGTGCCGGTCTCCTCCATGTGCACGGAGCGGAGCACCCAGTGGAGTGTGTGTTCCCAGAGCTGCGGGACGGGCATCTCCACACGGGTTTCCAACCACAATCCAGCGTGTAAGCTACAAATTGAGACTCGCTTATGTAAAGTGCGACCCTGCCATGCGCGTCTGACCATGCCAAGCGGACCCACGGTGAGTCCAAACAATGAATCCAGTATATACCGAAACAATGCCTCCTggtctaaaaaatatatatttgatttGCTTATGCTGGACTAACCAGCTGGGGCAGCAGGGCAAGTGCACGGTCAGCTACATGGCACCCGGACCCGTTCAGCTGGTCCATCAAGGCTGCAGCAGCACACGCACCTTCCGGCCGCGGTACTGCGGCACTTGCACCGACTCCCGCTGCTGCATGCCATCGCAGACATCTACTGTCGACGTGACCTTTCGTTGCCCTGCCGGCAACCTGCGACGGCGACCGGTTATGGTGATCCACTCATGCATCTGCCAGAGCGACTGCCCCTACTCACCTTTCACTAACCCGGCTCTTCGAGGATACAGACCTTGACTGGTCGCCATGGTAACGCCACGCAAGAAGCTGGCGGGTTGAGACATTGCTATGCCTTGAAAGAAACAATGGCTATTTTgtagataagaaaaaaaactcgttGTTTCTGCACGCATCATGGTGTGCCCTGCGAACTCTCAACATTTTCTGGTTCAATTTGAACTGCTATTTAAAGAGAAAAGCCCTGTTTTGGAGGCGATTGgtgttgttgacattttgatgTCTAGAATGAGACAATAACTGTCAATGTTAGGAAGGACTTTGGTCATGTGGATGTGGGCCTGGATATGGACGCATACACACCCACTCAGACAAAAAACACACTGGCAACTCTTctcaaaatacacacaaaattatacacaaaaaaacgattaaatgtttatttgatAATGAATTCTATGTGGCAGAAAACAAATGTACTATTTTTTTACTGCTTATTGTATGTTTACgaaatgtttttcttaattTGAGTGTAAAACCCCGGGGTGGGTTTTTATAAGCTTCCAGCTTCAGCCGACTCCATTTGGGCTCCTTTCTTTACAATGTAATGAAAATATTGGATGTAAGTGTAACATTGCACATAGCTCAAATAAAcggattgattgatcgattgattgatGTCTCTTCTGCCATCTAGCATATCATTGTTTTGCCTGTTGCTCGATGCTTATTGCTCGATGATCAAAGGTAAATGATCCCATTGGTGTATGAATGTGTTCATCTGTTAATTAGTTCATTCCTGTGACAGCGCCTCGGATACATGAGGCATTCACATCTTAAACACCTTAAACTTCCACAGCttgatcatgaaaaaaaaaaaggaaaagtggcTCATTTTTCATAACTAATTCATTTACGTTCAGTAGAAAAAACGATTTTAGATTATAAAATAAAACCATTGCTACATTGCACTGCTGTGATTTTATGTATGTAGGACCCTCAGACTCACCTTGTaaaataatgtgtgtgtgtgtgtgtgtgtgtgtgtgtgtgtgtgtgtgtgtgtgtgtgtgtgcgtgcgtgtgcgtgtgtgtgtgtgtgtcatgtgcCTCCTCTCGACCCTATTTTTTGTCACTTCCTCCAATCAGCCAGCAGAGGACGACTCTTAACTTTTGAATTTCTCAACTTTCATATTCCATGCTAGAGCAATCCGGACACACATTTGACACAGGAAatcctgcaattggctggcaaccggttcagggtgtcccccgtctaccacacacacacatatagtgATATTAAGATTTGGATTATGTTGGCTAAGGTGCCAAAAGCTGCATTTACAGCTTTATACATGGACAAAGCTTCAGACAACTCTTTTGGCAAAAGTCATAATGTGAATGTGACAAGTCACAAACTTTCCTTGCGGGGCTTCTTTTCAGGAATTACTGTCTCTTGGATTTGAATGTGGAATTCTTGGACCTCAGTAAGCGCTTACAGAGACATTTACAGGAAACCCACATTAATGCAACGAGTAGAAAAcaaaagagcgcaaggacagCGATCACATCCAAGGAGTGATAAGCGTACCATGGCAACTTATAGGAGTCTGTGCGCAGATGTGGGGCCCCTCTATGCCTCATGACGTACTCTATCCAGAAGACAGCAGTGTCAACGGGTTTCATGGGCCTGTCGCGATGAAGTTGGGAAACTTTGATCATGTTCTGCTTGTAAGACTTCTTGGGATCGACAATGTTCCTCAAGGAAGCGGTGAAAGATTCCACGTCGAGAGCCACCACGTCCACAATCTCGGCGCCTCCCCAGGCCTTCATCCGCACCATGTTGTCATGCTGATCGAAGATAAGCGGAATCCCCAAAATCGGGACGCCGTGGTAGATAGCCTCGTAGATGCCGTTGGTGCCCCCGTGTGTTACAAAGACTTTGGTCTTGGGATGGCCCAGTAAATCGTTCTGAGGCAACCAGTCCACCAGTAGGGTGTTGTTTCCCAGAGTGGCGGGTCGCTCCCCGATATGCCTCCACACGACCTTCTGAGGGAGGCTAGCAAAAGCAGAGGCGATGATCTCAGATAACTTAGGACCCAGGTCGCCCAGCAGGGTTCCTAAAGTCATAACCACCACTCCGTGTTCTCCAGAACTCTGCACAAAGTCCTCCAAATCTGCCGGCAGAGGTTCGGAGGGCTTCCCCTGAAACCCTCCGATGTAGACCACATTGGGCATGGTGGGGCGTGGGAACTCAAAGAGAAAGTCCACCCTCATCAGCCAGATATCGGCGCCCTGCATGAGAGACATAAGACTGACGTCCCCTCCTAAGTAACGATTGCACACGTCTTGGTAAGGCGGGTTGGACACAAAATGGTGCATGTAGATCAGAATACCATGATAGAAGACATTGTTCATTCTTTGGAAGAAGTCCATTTTGTCCGTGTAAAGGGAGAACAGTTGAGGAACGTAGGACAGAGGAGACGGCGCAACGGCAAAGTGAGCCTCTCCGTTAAAAATCCAGCGCACATTGAAGACCATGGGGAGGTCCAGATAGTGAGCCATTAGCACCCCACCCGGAAAGGCTGGGTCTGTCAAACAAAGATCATATCTACTTTCTTTCAGTTCCTGGATTAGAGTTTGATTTTCAAATATGCTGACCATCATATGGGCTACAGACATATGGGTCTCCTCGAGAAAGTTGAAAATGTTCCTGTAAAACTCCACAAAAGCCCACAGCGAGCCTTTGTGACGCTGAATCTCGATGGACTTCTCCAGGAAGGACGTCATGCTATTCTGGCTCTCGATGTTGTTGGACTGCTTCACCTCGATGGTAATGGAGGTGTAGTAGGGAGACTTCTCAGGTATGTACCAGCTGGTTGAGGTTCGCAACACTGTGATTTGGTGGCCTTGAGAATGAAGGACTTCCAGCAGAATTTTCATGTTGATCCAGTGACTTCCTTCGGTGGGGTAGACAAAGATTTTACCGCCCCAGCATGTCGCGGAACACATCAGCAGGAGTGCCAGACTTGGATATGGTGCCATTGCTtaaaaggacacacacacatgcacgcacacacacacacacaccaaagctGTTAGCCAGAAAATTGAAACTTTAAAGTTAAATCTCAAATTCCAAATCAATGTAAAAATATTAACCTTCTGGGTATTGATATGCAGATGATAACAAATGACAAAAGCACCaaaaaaagtcttcttttttttttggggtgactTAATTGTTTCCCTCAAGCTTAATATTTAGACTAACAGTGTTAATATTATGCAGATGTTTCCTATAAAATGTCACGATTCAATCAATGAATAAAAGTCATTTGAACTTGACTAACTTATTACTCTACACCGACAACAATAGTAAATGTATTACTTTTATAAATGCAAGTAACTAGTTatatgaattaaaataaatcacattaTGGATGTAAGCTGCCCGACATTGCAATTCAGACCATTATTCTTAACGCTAGTAAATATTATGCCAAATAGTATATCATGGCAATTGCTGACTGACAAGTCCGAGGCCAAAAGTCAAATAACAATTCATGCAAAATGAAGATCTTCCGTTCATAGGTCAGTCCTGTTTGCTTTTTTCTAATGCAACACAAATGTGGAAAATCACAAAGAATATGGAATCACTGCACGCCGATGATGGAAGTAGTGCCTACCTACGAATGATGAAACAAATCTGACATTTTGGCAGTAAAGCAGATCTCACCTGAGGCCTTGTCCCGCACTTCGAGAGAGAAGACTCTCGTGTCTGCCGTTGTGGTGTAGCGCTTGTGCTGAGGTTATTTATGCAAGTGGAAGTCAATGTGTAACTGCTCCCATTTCCCGCTTGTTTTTCCAATGTCTTTGGGGTCATTCTATGAGACTCAGTTGGTCAACATTTGGAATGGAGTCACTGTTTTTAAAGAGCAAGTTCGAAATCAGCAGTCCTATAGGACCAAAGTGAAAGATTGTCAACTCCAAACTTGCTTTTCATCTCGAGGAGACTGGATTATTTCAATGGTCTTCCGACGACTCAATCAAACACTGCTCCAGGTCTGTAAATCATTAAGAAAATACTTAAATATAAACCCAGGAGGGCTTTGAGGTCTGCAGACTCACGTTAATAAGTTCTTCCGAGCAAACAAGGTGAACAGGAATTTACCAGTTATGCTGCATGAAAACTTAATAAGTTGCCATCGGAATTAGGCAAACCTCGTTATGATAAACAGTCTGGAAGATGAATGAACAAATATTTCACTCTACGGCCTTTTAGAAAATTTGGAAAGCTACATTGTATTCATTTCTTTtgatttcaaatgtatttaaatcttTTGGTCGCACAAGTTGTCAATATACATTAGTTCAGTCGTTTTCATAAGCTACTTTTGTTGCCTTTGCGCTGCAAATGTCTTCAGTGGTTTTGCTGCTTAATGCATTTCTACGTTATGCTTATGGTTGTATTAAGCACATTGAGTTCTCCTGCGTATCAAATGTGCTATACAAATAACGATGCCTCGTATGTCACACATTATGGTAAACGCTGCGTTATCGCATACACTGCCACCCATTGGCCAACTATtgaaagtgaaaaaataaatgcaataaaaatgtatgacTTATCTATTGCTCTTGCTCATAGAATCACTTTCCACTTTCTGAGTCACCTTTGCACTCGCTACCCGCCCTCTGGGTGCTACAAACAAAATGTACGGGTTATTAATTTGCTCTCTATGTCCGTCTTCATACACATGAAAAGACTTCTTACTTTTCGAGTGACCTTTGCACCAGCTAGGACTCGCCCTTTTCATGctgactgtgtgtgcgtgcatgcgtgtgtgttatGAACTCCAGCCCTGGCAAACGTTAAAGGACATCAGCAGTGCGCTGCTATCGTATGTCCGTCCATGTGTCATGAAAAGAGGGCTGCGGCGGGTGGGGAGTGGGCTTTGCTGGCAAATAACTTGGGCATGAGGGGCTTGATGTCTTTAAAAAGAGCATTGCTTCTTCTGTCCCGGGTTGCGTGAGCTCAGCTGACGGATGCACACGATGGAGCTTCCCCAGCCGGAACAGACAGTGAGACGCAGACGGTACGACAGTAGCACAGGTGAGGTCGGATGTGAGCTGCGCAGAGCATCGGCCCATTTATGGTTGTCTTGTAAGCCTTGTGTTAGGGGAGGATGAAGTTCTGAGGTTGGGGTTTGAATCTGGCCTTTGACCTTGTGTGTCGGATACTCCACTTTTCTCTTCCGAAAACATGCTGGCCAGCTTTATTGAAGACTTTCAATTGGCAAAAACAAGTCTGCTTGCCAAACCTCGGGCAACGgatctaggatttttttttctcctctcccGGGGCTAAAGGGAGGGGGTGATGCTAAGACACGAATTTAAAAGTACAGGATATTTTATAATATCAAAGAAAATCCCAGAGGAGCTTAACTTTGAGCTTCACGTGTTTCTGAAGAGGCTATTTACAGTCAGATCCCCAAAATAAATTCACGCCGTATCATAACGTAGTTCTGCCACATGTTACATTACTTAGCCATCACAGTCAGTAAAGAAGCACAAAATAGTCTTTGTGTGACAGCAACATAAACCACCACAGGGCCAAAGAAAAAGTGTTATTATACTGgccatgcttttgttttgaaggcCTGACTTTGGACAGGATATTATGCCAAGTGGAGACTTGTTTTACTTGAGTTGttaatacattttatattttgcaGTTTTTTTAACAGCTGTTAAAGCCTGTCATACTTgactaacaaacaaaaacagagaaTAGAAAGTAGAATTTTGCAGGTATTTTGACAAACTGACAATTGAGTCGCTTAACAAGGTTGTCTTTCTTGAGGTGCAAAGTGCGGCAATGATTACACTTTATCAGTTGtgatttgttgtgtagccttgTTGTTGAAGCCTTCTTTGTGAGGCCAAAATCATACGTACTACGAGGCGCAACGATAAAGAAACGAGACTTTGGCAGCCGTGGCCTTAACTGATTGCCAATTGTTCCAGTGTTGCGCAACATCTTGCCACCATTCTAGTCTAATAATATTCGCTTCTTTTACAAAATCCGGTTCACATTCTTCAGTGTCACCGCTGTTCCTGCTATTTTTTTGCGCTTTATAATCCTTAAGATTACAACCAATACATATATTTTAATGTTGTGTTGTCATCAGAAGTAGCAAGGATTAGAAGGtttgaatttcttttctttctttttttaaatgcaagaaGGAAAAGTAAAATGATGTTGTACTGGCTTTTGTCAGACCACCAGAAGGAGCACTGGCTCAATGTTTGAGTAGACTCGGAAGACCCTAAATTTGAAACAATCTCTTGGTTGCTTATAAGATGGATCTTCTTGGGTTCAGAGAAGGGTTAGATGGAGCACCTTCATACAATCAGTTGCCCCCCTCTAATCAGATGTGCAAGCTAGGCTGCAGGCATCTGCAGTCTGACATCACCGTCCACATTTGTCGCAGGCCATTAAAGCCGCTAAACAGACATAGCTTCCCTTCCTTCAGCAGTGTTTACTGTCACTCCTCTGCATGCATTTAATCACCATGAATGAATTCATGGTGCAGAAAAGATGTCAGCTGTGACAGGATTTCGTTTCAACACGATCTTTTGCATAAATAAATGGGAGTAAATTGAGATGGGCTTGGGAGATCCTTATTTCAATAAATACCTTTTGtagcatttttgtttggtggtcaACAGGTGGTCAACAGATTGGTTTCTTCTTAGTCCTGCATCCCACACATGCTGGCAGGGGATCCAGACAGTGTTGGTGCCATCCGATCCCATGCCAGCCAGACTAGACTCAGTATAGGCTCAGTCACTGACGAGGCCCATTCAACATTTTGCACATGTGGCATAATCCATTGATAATCGGACAGACTGGAGGCCAACAAGCCCCCACCCCCTAccgcacacatacacgcacacacacacagacacacattcaCGAGCCATCCGGGGACGTTGGCGGCACAAACGTCTGCAGGCTGCCTTATAAATGACTGCCCCTTTTCTGTTTTAATCACCATGAGCAACAGCAGAATCGCAACAGGGTAAGAGTCAAACccacacttttgttttttatcttggagatttgtcaatttaaaagggagtttgcagtttaaaaaaaaatcactacaaATTTGTTAAAACTCATTGTGACTTGAACATAGAATGTGATAGTTCTGAGCAGATCTGGGGGGAAGCAGCCCTCAGCCCTCATGAGAATAAACGGTAtggaagaatgaatgaatgaatgagcgaGTGAATGAGTCGATCCATCgatcaatcgatcaatcaatcaaggaatcaatgaacgaatgaatcaatgaatcaatgaatgagttgtggatggatggatggatggatggatggatggatggatggatggatggatggatggatggatggatggatggatgagtttaCTCCGTTAATTTGGGCTTTTCTAACCACAGTAAGATGTGTCACAAAGTTGTTCTTCATCACTGTCCACACTTGGGAATGATCTAGAAGAAATTCTAGAGGTGTCacgcccgtgccagagcacgccgGCCGTCAACttccctcaggccacaccccttCATTATcgtcatgtctgtcacctgctccctcttATTACCTGATGTATTTAAACCCTCCCCGTGACTtctgtcggtctgtctgtctgtctgtttgctggccgtgagtctctgtcCCGTATGTGTCTTCggttccccacctgactcccttccaactcactttcccttcaataaacccctgttcaagctgcatttggtcacctgGCTCCACTCATTTCCTGACAAGAGGAGTCTACCCATCAaagaaaatacacaacatcatgCTTGAATGATTCATATCGTGTTTGTAGCATCAGTGCCGCAGCTCTGCAACTCTCCTACACTCATCGTCATGGTGGGCCTGCCAGCTAGAGGGAAGACTTACATCTCCAAGAAGCTCACCCGCTACCTCAACTGGATCGGAGTTCCCACGAAAAGTTGAGTTTCACAGCAACAAACAATGAGAGGAAAAACAATCAACTATTGAAGCAATATTTCATTTGTTGTTGATTCCCACCAGCGTTCAACGTCGGCCAGTACCGCCGCCGGGCTGTCAAGACCTACGAAAACTTTGAATTCTTTAAATCGGACAACGAGGAGGCCATGAGGATTCGCAAGTAAGGATCGACAACTCAGTGACTTGATGATGGGGTTCAAGAAGCGTCAATGTTGCGCCTCGCTTCACAGGGCATGCGCGGCAGCCGCCCTTAAAGACGTCGCCGCTTACTTCGCAAGTGACGAAGGTCACGTGGCGGTGAGTTGGAGCAATGAACCTTCACACTACCCCTGATTAAGTAGCAAATTTTGCAGATAATAACAAACGCATTTCACACAGGTTTTTGATGCCACCAACACCACAAGGGAGAGAAGGACACTCATCCTCAGTTTTGCCAAGGAGAGAGGCTACAAGGCAAGTGCAactggaaagaaaaaacacccaCGGCCATCCTCTGTTTGAAGTGTCTGCAtgtgtttcttttcaaaatatttgtgcCCAGGTTTTCTTCGTCGAGTCAATCTGTGACGACCCGGAAATAATTGCAGAGAATGTCAAGGTGAGAACTTTTCATTTCTTGTGGATGACTCTCAAAAGACCTGATCCCGCAGTTCATCCAAAGTGAGCAGACCAAAATTATGTACACCATCCCTTAGTCAGTGCATTTAAGTTTAGCCGCAAATGTCACCAACTTTTACTAGCGGTGCTTGCATGCTCCATTAAATATCCCAAACTCCCATCCTTTGCAGCAAGTAAAATTCGGGAGCCCAGATTACGTGAATTGCAGCATGGAGGAAGCCATGGAAGACTTTCAGCAGCGCATTGAGTGTTACAAGTCCAGCTACATGCCGATAGATGACGGGAAAGACAGGTCTAGAGCCGGGATCGAGACGATGCTCTGTTGACACGACATGCGCCGCAAAAATTCTTTTTCATGGAACAGGAAGCTCTCCTACATCAAGATATACGAAGTAGGTAAAAGATATCAAGTGAATCTGGTCCAGGATCACCTCCAGAGCAGGATCGTCTACTACCTAATGAACATCCACGTTGCGCCGAGGTCCATCTACCTGAGCCGCCACGGGGAGAGCGAACTCAATCTTCTGGGTCGCATCGGCGGAGATTCTTCTTTGTCCGCCAGAGGATATGAAGTGAGTGGAAGAAGACAGTGCCTCGATTCATACAATCGGTTTTACTTGACTAATTGGGAATCCATGTGTGCAGTACGCTGCTTCTTTGAAGACTTTCCTGCAGAGTCAGAAAATTCATGACCTGAAGGTGTGGACCAGCCATATGAAGAGAACCATCCAGACTGCACACACTCTGGGGGTCCAGTATGAGAAGTGGAAAGCTCTCAATGAAATAGATGCAGTAAGTGCCATTCTGATTGGACAGTAAATAAGGTGACCACAAATATACAATCACACATttaagaattattatttttatttaccactcagcattatttgtttattaaaatTTGGGCCAAAGAACAAACAATTAGTCTCTTGAggaaaaagtttattttttatgataTAAAGATTTTCtccatagaatttttttttcctgctgcccCAAGGGTGTGTGTGAGGAGTTGACTTATGAGGAGATTCAGGAGCGTTTCCCCGAAGAGTTTGCACAGAGGGACCAGGACAAGTTTCGTTACCGTTACCCAAAGGGTGAGGTAAGGCTTCCTCCCCTCTAcgcacgcctttttttttttttttttggtaaaagCAATCATTGCAAGTGCTGCATTTAGAAATATGTTCCATGATCCCATTTTACCTTGAAACCGGCAAATGCAGTATGGCTGAACGTCAACATTGCCTTGAACGAATACAGacaatttctttctttgtgtcAGTCCTATGAAGACCTGGTCCATCGCCTGGAGCCGGTCATAATGGAGCTGGAGAGGCAAGAGAATGTTCTGGTCATCTGCCACCAAGCAGTAATGCGTTGCCTCCTGGCCTACTTCTTGGACAAAACTGCAGGTACATAACTCATCCCGTCCCCCATCGGCACATTTCCTTAATcaatctttttctctttctgaaGACCAGTTGCCTTATTTGAAATGCCCTCTCCACACGGTGATGAAACTCACACCAATAGCCTACGGTAAGTGCTCGCTGTTTGGCTCTTTGACATCACGTTCCATGTTCCGTGTCTTGATGTCCCTCGATGTTCTTCTTGTTTGTAGGCTGCAAAATTGAATCTTTTTACCTCAATGTAGAGGCAGTCAACACGCACAGAGACAAGCCTACGGTAAGAACAAACCCTAAACCTGTTTATAAAACACTAAATGCTTTAACATTCCATTTAGGAAATTCTCCTGTTTTGAATAAACTACAATTCTATGAGTGCTCTTTttccttatttaaaaaaaaaaaaaacatttgctgaAATTACCATTGATTTCAAACTCCCCATTTTTAATGTACTACTTATTGAAACCACACATTGCATATGTTGCTGTTGCAGAACGTGGACATTGATAGAAACCCAGAGGAAGCGCTGCAGACGGCTCCTGatcacatttgaacaatgggaAGATGG
This region of Syngnathus typhle isolate RoL2023-S1 ecotype Sweden linkage group LG2, RoL_Styp_1.0, whole genome shotgun sequence genomic DNA includes:
- the ugt5e1 gene encoding UDP glucuronosyltransferase 5 family, polypeptide E1, which translates into the protein MAPYPSLALLLMCSATCWGGKIFVYPTEGSHWINMKILLEVLHSQGHQITVLRTSTSWYIPEKSPYYTSITIEVKQSNNIESQNSMTSFLEKSIEIQRHKGSLWAFVEFYRNIFNFLEETHMSVAHMMVSIFENQTLIQELKESRYDLCLTDPAFPGGVLMAHYLDLPMVFNVRWIFNGEAHFAVAPSPLSYVPQLFSLYTDKMDFFQRMNNVFYHGILIYMHHFVSNPPYQDVCNRYLGGDVSLMSLMQGADIWLMRVDFLFEFPRPTMPNVVYIGGFQGKPSEPLPADLEDFVQSSGEHGVVVMTLGTLLGDLGPKLSEIIASAFASLPQKVVWRHIGERPATLGNNTLLVDWLPQNDLLGHPKTKVFVTHGGTNGIYEAIYHGVPILGIPLIFDQHDNMVRMKAWGGAEIVDVVALDVESFTASLRNIVDPKKSYKQNMIKVSQLHRDRPMKPVDTAVFWIEYVMRHRGAPHLRTDSYKLPWYAYHSLDVIAVLALFCFLLVALMWVSCKCLCKRLLRSKNSTFKSKRQ
- the LOC133166618 gene encoding 6-phosphofructo-2-kinase/fructose-2,6-bisphosphatase-like isoform X5, giving the protein MHTMELPQPEQTVRRRRYDSSTASVPQLCNSPTLIVMVGLPARGKTYISKKLTRYLNWIGVPTKTFNVGQYRRRAVKTYENFEFFKSDNEEAMRIRKACAAAALKDVAAYFASDEGHVAVFDATNTTRERRTLILSFAKERGYKVFFVESICDDPEIIAENVKQVKFGSPDYVNCSMEEAMEDFQQRIECYKSSYMPIDDGKDRKLSYIKIYEVGKRYQVNLVQDHLQSRIVYYLMNIHVAPRSIYLSRHGESELNLLGRIGGDSSLSARGYEYAASLKTFLQSQKIHDLKVWTSHMKRTIQTAHTLGVQYEKWKALNEIDAGVCEELTYEEIQERFPEEFAQRDQDKFRYRYPKGESYEDLVHRLEPVIMELERQENVLVICHQAVMRCLLAYFLDKTADQLPYLKCPLHTVMKLTPIAYGCKIESFYLNVEAVNTHRDKPTNVDIDRNPEEALQTAPDHI
- the ccn5 gene encoding WNT1-inducible-signaling pathway protein 2, which encodes MDRLLCDCVLLLAVASQVLCQLCDGPCLCPRSAPKCPPGVPLVADGCRCCMVCARQQGQPCTEKFPCDSRQGLTCDYSASFPGGPGECVAREDLTCEVNGISYQDGQSFQPSCDVLCHCRGGGVSCVPACPLNFRPPTADCPHPQHVRLPGKCCKEWVCENLDNSVLQDAITAMRADTPQPPVPVPVSSMCTERSTQWSVCSQSCGTGISTRVSNHNPACKLQIETRLCKVRPCHARLTMPSGPTLGQQGKCTVSYMAPGPVQLVHQGCSSTRTFRPRYCGTCTDSRCCMPSQTSTVDVTFRCPAGNLRRRPVMVIHSCICQSDCPYSPFTNPALRGYRP